The following is a genomic window from Mycobacterium parmense.
GTCGCGAACGGCCCGTCCATCACGGTCACGGATTCGCCGACCTCGTAGTCGACCTCGACGGCCGGACGCTCCAGGCCGCCCGTCTCGGCGACGGCGGTGGTGCTGGCCGCGCCCTTGGCGGCCTTCTTCGCGGCACCCCGGGGCAGCAGGAACTTGACCACGTCGTCGAGAGCCAGAGCCGACGGGCGCGACGTCGCGCCCACGAACCCGGTGACACCCGGCGTGTTGCGCACCGCGGCCCACGAATCGTCGGTCAGGTCCATGCGGACCAGGATGTAGCCGGGCAGCACCTTGCGGTTGACCTGCTTGCGCTGACCGTTCTTGATCTCGGTGACCTCTTCGGTGGGCACCTCCACCTGGAAGATGTAGTCGCCGACGTCGAGGTTCTGCACGCGCGTCTCGAGGTTGGCTTTGACCTTGTTCTCGTAACCCGCGTAGGAGTGGACGACGTACCAGTCCCCGGGCTTGCGGCGCAGTTCCGCCTTGAGCGCCACGGCGGGGTCGACGTCCTCGTCCGACTCGGGCGCGGCGGGGCTTTCGGTGCCCGCGGGGCTGTCGGCGTCCTCCGGGCCGCCGGCGTCCTCGACGCCTTCTGCTCCTTCTGCGCCTTCGGTGGCCGCGGCGGCGTCCTCTACGTCGACCGCTTCACCCGCGGACGTGTCACCGTCGAAGGTAGTCACGGTTTGCAGTCCTCTCTGTCAATCTCAACGCTCAGCCGAACACCAGCAGCACGAGCTTGGTCAGGCCGAAATCGGCGAGGCCGACCACCGCCACCATGAACGCCAGGAACGCCAGCACGACCGAGGTGTAGGTGAGCATCTGCTTGCGGTTGGGCCAGATCACCTTCCGCATCTCCGCCACCACCTGCTTGAGGTAGGTGTAGACGAAGACGAACGGATTGGCCGAACGCTCGCCCGGCTTCTTGGCCGCCTTGACCTTCTTGGCGGCCTTGCCCTTCTTGGC
Proteins encoded in this region:
- the nusG gene encoding transcription termination/antitermination protein NusG; the encoded protein is MTTFDGDTSAGEAVDVEDAAAATEGAEGAEGVEDAGGPEDADSPAGTESPAAPESDEDVDPAVALKAELRRKPGDWYVVHSYAGYENKVKANLETRVQNLDVGDYIFQVEVPTEEVTEIKNGQRKQVNRKVLPGYILVRMDLTDDSWAAVRNTPGVTGFVGATSRPSALALDDVVKFLLPRGAAKKAAKGAASTTAVAETGGLERPAVEVDYEVGESVTVMDGPFATLPATISEVNGEQQKLKVLVSIFGRETPVELTFSQVSKI
- the secE gene encoding preprotein translocase subunit SecE, encoding MSDEGDAANDAARDGGDTEETRAGGGRTALVTKAATRPQRPTGKRSRQRAAETDVDVASEATDEAEAAEDKKAKKGKAAKKVKAAKKPGERSANPFVFVYTYLKQVVAEMRKVIWPNRKQMLTYTSVVLAFLAFMVAVVGLADFGLTKLVLLVFG